In the Colletotrichum lupini chromosome 4, complete sequence genome, GCTGGGAGCACACGCAGACGCTCCTGCGCTACTACGAGTACGAGCAGGACGTCGACCTGCACGTCTCCAGCTGGCCCGTCCTCTGGCCTCACCCGACCGACAAGGACGGCGTCAGACAAGCCGACTGGCCTCACCACATCACGGACGAGATGAGCATGCGCTTCTCGCAGGTGGTGGCACTCGAGGGTGCGTGCTTCGTCATGGTCTGCACGCAGGTCGTCAGCGAGGAGTCCAAGAAGCGGTGCCGCATCGACGAGTTCGGGTACGCGACAAACTCGGTCGGCGCGGGTGGCGGCTTCAGCATGATTTACTCCCCCTTTGGCGAGGAGCTGGTGAAGCGCCCGCCGCCTGGGGAGGAGTGCATCTTGTATGCCGATGTCGACCTCGCGGAGAAAGCCAAGGCGAAGCAGAACCTCGATATTGTCGGACACTACTGCCGTCCTGACCAGCTGAGTCTGCGGGTGAACAAATACCCTGCGCGTCCCGTTCACTACGCGGCCGACCCTTGAGAGGAGGATATGAGGATGAAGCAATGATGAGATCAGAGGCTGTTTCTAGTTAGTAGTGACGGATGATGAAGAATTCCCAGGAAGAGATATATCCGTTGGCGAACTTGTCGGATGAGTGTCTTTTGTTGTCAAGTAGAGAGTAGAGGAAGTTGAGCGGCATATAATTAGTTGTGACTTcgcttagttagtaattatcttCATTCTCTCTCTCAAAATAATTCCCCTCCTACTACCTCAGCTTTGAGTCTCAGCTgaagcccccccccccttcatTCCCCTTTGTGTTTTAGAGTTTGGTCTAGTAGAAGCAGACGGGTGGATTGGGCGGAGCTTTTTCGATAACTGAGCGTGCGTTGATTGGGGAAGTGCGGGGTTCTCCCTctcccttttttcttttcttttcatAACTGAAGCGCGTCGTTGGCTCCCTTCCCCTCCTCCATGATCCATCCCATCGGTAGTTGAATTATATTGAAACTGCGGTCTCTATTACCACATCGTCGGGACCTGTCAGAAACACACATCCACACTGACTTGCTGGATGGAAAATGCCTCTTCTGTCAGCCGAGTAAAATCTAGCCGACTGGGCCCATATTTGCGCTTATTTGCTTTCCTTGCTCTCATACACAGTACTCCCCCCTCCAGAACATGCCCGCGTGTACCGACTATACGGGCTTTTGATACTCACCTGAGCCATGTCGACCTCTCTTCCCCAACGGCAGCCCGAAGGCAAAAAGAGACAGCGGGTCTCCATCGCCTGCCTCGCGTGCCGGCAGAGACGCATGCGAGTAAGTCGTTTCCCCGTTCATAGCCTACCTCCCAACACTTCCCTTTCGCCATTCTTCCTTGTAGTGACACCAGAAACCCCGCCAGTGCGATGGACAGCAGCCCATCTGTGGCTCTTGTACGAGGAGAGGCACCGAGTGTGAGTTTCAGCACGCAGACAATAAACGCCGGTAAGTCGTGAACTAAGGGCCTCCCCCCTTCTCtctccctccccctccccctctccCCTTTCCAAAGGCCCCAAGCCCCAAGCtccaaccccccccccccttctccGGTCTCCCCGCGAGTCCCACAAAGATGTGGATCTCATCACGACCGGTTCGTGCTTGCTGCCGCTGACAGCCACGGCCGTGTGTCACCGTCCCCAGACCACCCAGCAAGAAATACGTAGAATCCCTGCAAGCCCGGATCCGACATCTAGAAGCCCaagtcgtcgccctaggCTCCCAGCCGGCCTCCGGCGACCTCGCCGCCGAGACTACCGAGGACCACGACCCGCAAGACGACAGCgccggcgacgacgacgatgacggaGGCGGTCCCCTCTCGGACCTCACCGGCCTTGTCGGCCGCCTCAACGTGACCGAGGACGGTCAGCTGCACTACTTCGGCTCCCAGTCCTCCTACAACCTCGTCCACGAACAACCGCGCGACTCAGCCACGGATCCGCGTGAGCCCTCCCTCAAGATGCAGCGTCAGGGCCTCCTCGCCGCCGCGCAGCTAGGTAAGATGGTCACCGTCCCGGACGAACTGCAAGCCCACCTCCTCGAGCTCTACTGGCGCTGGCAGAACCCGTGGAACTACGTCATTCACAAGAGCGCCTTTTTGCGGAGCTACCGCGGCGAGGATGACGGGACGTATTGTTCACCATTGTTGCTGTGTTCCATCTTTGCTATTGCGGCGCGGTATTCTGATCGTCCCGAGCTGCGGTCCGTGCCGGATGATCCTAGTACCGCTGGGGATGCGTTTGGCGAGCACGCCAAGATTCTGCTCTTGTATGAGAGTGAGGCGCCGACGATTACGACGGTGCAGGCTGCGTGTCTCCTTGCGCTGAGGATCATGTCGGATGGTAAGGAGGCTTTGGGGTGGCTATACTCTGGTATGTTGTGTTGTTGCATTTCAAAATTTATGAAGTTGACCTGCTAATGAATACAAGGAAACGCAACGAGGATGGCACATAACCTTGGGCTTCATCTCGATTGTTCCAAATGGGCCACTGCCGGTCTGCTCACCGAAGAAGAGGCTGAAGCGCGGAAAGTGACGTGGTGGGGATGTTATGTCGTCGATAAGTGAGCAGTCTGCTTTTGTTTTCGCTTCTTCCTATTCTCACTTGGAATGTTCCATCTCACATGAGATTGTGATAGAGCAGCTAGCTGAC is a window encoding:
- a CDS encoding aliphatic nitrilase: MAPKLKIAAIQAEPAWNDLEGGVTKSIALIEEAASKGANVVGFPEVFIPGYPWSIWAKSPTDNAAFMDEYFRNSLVKDSDEMKRICAAVKEAGVFVVLGYSERFKNTLYIAQSFIDENGVIVHHRRKIKPTHVERAYWGDGQGESLQTVAPSTLHPSVKIGGLNCWEHTQTLLRYYEYEQDVDLHVSSWPVLWPHPTDKDGVRQADWPHHITDEMSMRFSQVVALEGACFVMVCTQVVSEESKKRCRIDEFGYATNSVGAGGGFSMIYSPFGEELVKRPPPGEECILYADVDLAEKAKAKQNLDIVGHYCRPDQLSLRVNKYPARPVHYAADP